One Microcaecilia unicolor chromosome 4, aMicUni1.1, whole genome shotgun sequence genomic region harbors:
- the EXPH5 gene encoding exophilin-5, whose translation MTKVSNRLDLSFLNEEEVSKILAVLERDEQLKRAERDRVSKLQSTKRDIKWLHGVSGEWFEEIQRKKFRNDPDVSSILRQPLTYRLRRITRYDSTDFKMSRTKSQKNTATSPSILGFRSPFTSLFSFRKLEKQSAKPQSQQKGHGIFSLTGHSTSGIGRKTKIGMSDSPQNIHAGNLFGTNLGRMRGRTMSSTDAELENEAFHVLDDLDNKLAHEQTQSFTSYKAPMSHKPRRQYQSQYLMESGYSDTLEHQNDYRKTSSMFLNDGRRKLSFNEEYRTCSTYRPSKFHDMYSNRHRTVSHHDFTGRDTFGRSPSLSSISHGRPCSSPASFTTFSASSLHLPSLRQRNSGFLPRSSHQEAKRKPISSIIWNNPHCNEHAQNHGVLPKTHSLMELNSCANQDISPLPLQQNRMYEFYQSKNLYRRPMSKAYHFGRNQVTSPVFWDNPDHNPFYQSEYNARESYIRAISQEDVMEIDNSWETENKENYSSHLYNRDIIPSPYIRSHSNCNNMIINVNEQELAPANSIVHHSQHSFASTFMPADDDMVEEMKDDLDFQPLPSENARNEPFAEEINTPKIFNTTIDLKNQNSLSSNSTITLHSFIPGISTTSESVESRDQIKCNGQHEDSIANVIDTDVNVNQLQFPLTEVTTEMEVQTHLSENVNMQSVHETHTPTISNNTVDQQNSPHGATINISNVGDSVDSKDQIKLCAQCSDLNIVGTCASKNDPQFHVTQVNTDQDIQMCVEENSDMDPSNKTSYCIDNASKKYIIPQPIYSRVASRCTSNLQSSQSNISASALNASTPNITKELAVHSLNSRDQSKTEPMQKNAKVQTSNYFETTVLRKGNDFRSTSKNNKYTSLLLINQSRNSLSLSNLNQLKHFHQNSSEMSDMKLENMKQESTRNLNGPDSQIQEQSPLGKCIQKDVVNTPENSAALSDSFCNVLPNHKDKLIRLPKVSSEHSQNPLPNPLPSNNFTYLDTPIISSLNCKNTEAPNVGRKQPVMRSHIEENITSELSQKQFGVANCSSEPTVSYSQNKNGETAHAPSFSDLQGQSGSQSKAVSQTFLLSSKEAFPDPNTNRQHTKLTISCKPSRLMFQDAKTIKEEYLNNLVPNNLVKISNNFEDLISNDTVPSTCMLSQHLNLISTNEDTQNRTQTSPDLNRYTHLESMWLDKRISSYKDVVPCTKLASSEVSPLSSESLLAKQKRIHSDVPEKSFTIITDLTECKLNSTHSPDKENEDLSSTDSINTNEKLQNNTANSCTSVSHCPNDDTSVKPSALYCSVRRSADDINTLPRYKNTAISSSSSKLLFPSRRTLDQLPARLFNRIVAPFSHHESISTVSDTEHSPLTAKTLEVHTDINKNTRQEKHRPEEVYKSECPISNPTSIDNVSVKVDESVRTHPCPSDGLDKESNLQKRETNSTVFVSSDPGNIEYQQSRSVYSSLPNKRSRALSDVLLNRRNANLLCPNSTENKNYEFHIKVATVTFPDSLNSNRPESSDKILSNSTTQQHSNFANKLNSRSVCNQEDIAQPPRPPLLSRPTQPAVRDAADPDVPVQAQNTSLAVEKSLNDAHSMANTENIRTYFSIIPGSHEKIDDLCTRIPLRFNSSVPEKPIPCQEQEASGANDATDHLQTRVLKKWQQFQNERSNNIKKNVLQIYSPEDTNRNFHKGQKQTDIKPEATYSENTPVECGQKEKSEAKGGGKAIYKEISPESERSDLNVRETGYCRGTIDNEITSAITVLSNSNNSSCQAFCEDPTPTLQRFQPSVRNVIGTEISYEQNRTEQEPMAEEQIIDKKVTGLQMSMKPFGVHMDYFEDEVFDVSPELQQSTKAPKCNNVIFDYTNSGNTISEKLIESVYKTEWDSYPRTNPNYSSQNLSQAHYAVNDALHKEGNISYVDISKPQNASLLPSHLQSLHESGNHSQVLKRASNVTTTSMQRINQNKNVFKDRSKPISPTARCSERPTMHRKSWKNKINGSKQSTVEEVVGHTKPSFYSTNLQNELIAAKNRNIQMFNVTADSSNVHNSLDSYQDSPLMISSVDNNSNTITKNCRQPSMCVQQEDTSLGECGSMNEYQDIYQSKNFKNLNLLDDTADMMDMKKYSRRFSSATSFDRTYSRCPSISTFSPDGKQPRNFSSFSEVSSNDVNDNWTFCYNRNRSYNTRKNKSIDFGIFGKEQQAAFLENIKRSLTEGRLWRPCFLKNPGFLRNEINATSNRSGFLSASSPGSRMSIEGLSLGEPLNIYQEEAVIYSESDNDTTTDDEYYLDDYDKESEL comes from the exons CAAACTGCAAAGTACAAAACGGGACATAAAGTGGCTTCATGGAGTAAGCGGTGAGTGGTTTGAAGAAATACAGAGGAAAAAATTTCGAAATGACCCAGATGTGAGCAGCATATTAAGGCAACCCCTAACCTATAGACTGAGGAGGATAACACGATACG ATTCAACAGATTTTAAAATGTCAAGAACAAAATCCCAAAAGAATACTGCTACCTCGCCTTCCATTCTGGGATTTCGATCTCCATTCACTTCATTGTTCTCCTTCAGGAAACTGGAGAAGCAAAGTGCAAAGCCACAGTCGCAACAGAAGGG ACATGGCATCTTTTCTCTGACTGGACATTCAACTTCTGGAATAGGAAGGAAAACAAAG ATTGGGATGTCTGACTCTCCACAAAATATACACGCTGGTAATCTATTTGGAACAAACCTAGGTAGAATGAGGGGAAGAACCATGTCTTCTACAGATGCAGAACTAGAAAATGAGGCTTTTCATG TTTTAGATGACTTGGACAATAAACTAGCCCATGAACAAACTCAGAGTTTTACATCATATAAAGCTCCCATGAGCCACAAACCAAGAAGACAATACCAAAGTCAATATCTAATGGAAAGTGGATACAGTGATACTTTAGAACACCAAAACGATTACAGGAAAACCTCAAGCATGTTTCTGAATGATGGGAGGAGGAAGCTATCATTTAATGAAGAGTATAGAACTTGCTCTACATACAGACCATCGAAATTTCATGACATGTACTCAAATCGGCATCGTACAGTTTCACACCATGATTTCACGGGAAGGGACACATTTGGTAGAAGCCCATCACTGTCTTCCATATCCCATGGCAGACCTTGCAGTTCCCCAGCTTCATTTACCACATTTTCAGCAAGTAGTTTACATCTTCCATCACTGCGAcagagaaatagtggatttctaCCAAGGAGCAGTCATCAAGAGGCAAAGAGAAAGCCTATATCGTCCATCATATGGAATAACCCACATTGCAATGAACATGCTCAGAATCACGGTGTACTGCCTAAGACTCACTCACTAATGGAGCTTAACAGTTGTGCCAATCAAGATATAAGCCCTCTACCTCTTCAGCAGAATAGGATGTATGAATTTTACCAGTCTAAAAACCTGTACAGAAGACCTATGTCAAAAGCGTATCACTTTGGCAGAAATCAAGTGACAAGTCCTGTCTTCTGGGATAATCCAGATCATAATCCATTTTATCAATCTGAATATAACGCACGTGAATCTTACATCAGAGCTATCTCCCAGGAAGATGTTATGGAGATAGACAACAGTTGGGagacagaaaacaaagaaaattatTCTTCTCACCTGTACAATAGAGATATAATACCCTCTCCCTATATAAGGAGTCACTCAAACTGTAATAACATGATAATTAATGTGAATGAACAGGAACTAGCTCCAGCAAATAGCATTGTCCATCATTCACAGCACAGTTTTGCATCCACCTTCATGCCAGCTGATGATGATATGGTTGAAGAAATGAAAGATGACCTAGACTTCCAACCCCTTCCATCAGAAAATGCTAGGAATGAACCATTTGCAGAAGAAATAAATACTCCAAAGATCTTTAACACTACAATAGATCTCAAGAATCAGAATTCTCTCAGCAGCAACTCGACAATTACCCTGCACAGTTTTATACCAGGCATTTCTACCACATCAGAATCTGTTGAATCAAGAGATCAAATAAAATGTAATGGACAGCATGAAGACTCAATTGCTAATGTGATTGATACTGATGTTAATGTGAACCAGCTTCAGTTCCCTCTTACAGAAGTGACTACTGAAATGGAGGTACAAACCCATTTGTCAGAAAATGTTAATATGCAATCAGTGCATGAGACACATACACCTACAATATCTAATAATACAGTTGACCAGCAGAATTCTCCCCATGGTGCCACAATAAATATTTCTAATGTAGGCGACTCAGTTGACTCAAAAGATCAAATAAAACTTTGTGCACAGTGTAGTGATTTAAACATAGTTGGAACATGTGCATCAAAAAATGATCCCCAGTTTCATGTTACTCAAGTGAACACTGACCAAGATATACAAATGTGTGTAGAAGAAAATAGTGACATGGACCCATCAAATAAAACTAGCTATTGTATTGATAATGCTAGTAAGAAATATATCATCCCACAACCAATCTACAGTCGAGTTGCTTCAAGATGTACTAGTAATTTACAAAGTTCTCAGTCCAATATATCTGCTTCTGCTTTGAATGCTAGCACACCCAATATTACTAAGGAATTGGCAGTACATAGTTTGAATTCCAGAGACCAATCAAAAACAGAGCCAATGCAAAAAAATGCAAAAGTACAAACATCAAATTACTTTGAGACAACTGTTCTCAGGAAAGGAAATGACTTTCGGTCAACCAGTAAAAACAATAAATACACATCTCTTCTTTTAATTAATCAGAGCAGAAATTCGTTATCTCTTTCCAATTTAAATCAATTGAAACATTTTCATCAGAATTCATCAGAAATGAGTGACATGAAATTGGAAAATATGAAGCAGGAAAGTACAAGGAATCTCAATGGTCCTGACTCTCAGATTCAGGAACAGTCACCACTTGGCAAATGCATACAGAAAGATGTAGTAAATACACCTGAAAATTCAGCAGCCTTGTCTGATTCATTTTGCAATGTACTTCCAAACCATAAAGACAAGTTAATAAGACTTCCCAAAGTTTCTTCTGAGCATTCACAAAACCCCTTACCAAATCCCTTGCCTAGCAATAATTTTACATATTTAGACACTCCAATTATTTCCTCACTAAACTGCAAAAATACAGAAGCACCCAATGTAGGCAGAAAACAACCTGTAATGAGAAGTCACATTGAAGAAAATATCACCTCTGAATTAAGTCAAAAACAATTTGGAGTGGCCAACTGCAGCAGTGAGCCAACTGTGAGTtattcacaaaacaaaaatggtgagACAGCTCATGCACCCAGTTTCTCAGACTTACAAGGTCAATCAGGATCTCAAAGCAAAGCTGTTTCACAAACATTTCTGTTATCCAGCAAAGAGGCTTTTCCTGATCCTAACACTAATAGGCAACATACAAAATTAACAATCTCTTGCAAGCCAAGTAGATTGATGTTTCAAGATGCTAAAACTATAAAGGAAGAATATTTAAATAATTTGGTGCCAAATAACCTAGTCAAAATATCCAATAACTTTGAAGACTTAATATCGAATGATACAGTACCTTCTACATGCATGTTATCACAGCATTTAAACCTGATTTCTACAAATGAAGACACACAAAACAGAACACAGACTAGTCCAGATCTTAATAGATATACACATCTGGAAAGTATGTGGTTAGATAAGAGGATTTCCTCGTATAAGGATGTGGTACCTTGTACTAAATTGGCAAGCTCTGAAGTTTCCCCTTTATCCAGTGAATCATTATTGGCTAAACAAAAAAGAATTCACTCAGATGTACCTGAGAAGTCTTTCACCATCATCACTGATTTAACTGAATGCAAACTGAACAGCACACATTCTCCTGACAAGGAAAATGAAGACTTGTCTTCCACGGACAGCATAAATACAAATGAAAAACTCCAAAATAATACAGCAAACAGCTGTACTTCTGTTTCACATTGTCCAAATGATGATACATCTGTTAAGCCTTCTGCATTGTATTGTAGTGTAAGAAGATCTGCAGATGATATTAACACATTGCCGAGGTACAAAAACACAGCCATCTCAAGTAGCAGCAGCAAACTTCTATTCCCAAGCAGAAGAACCTTGGATCAGTTGCCGGCACGTTTATTCAATAGAATAGTTGCTCCTTTTTCTCATCATGAAAGTATATCCACAGTATCAGATACTGAGCATTCCCCTTTGACAGCAAAAACTTTAGAGGTTCATACTgatatcaataaaaatactagACAAGAAAAACACCGTCCTGAAGAAGTATACAAATCTGAGTGTCCAATCTCGAACCCTACCAGCATCGACAATGTTTCTGTCAAAGTTGATGAATCTGTCAGAACACATCCTTGTCCTTCAGATGGGTTGGATAAAGAAAGCAATTTGCAGAAACGTGAAACAAATAGTACAGTCTTTGTGTCTTCTGATCCAGGTAACATTGAATATCAACAGTCACGTTCAGTGTACAGCAGCTTGCCAAATAAACGCTCAAGAGCCTTGTCTGATGTGCTTCTGAACCGCAGAAATGCAAATTTACTGTGTCCTAACAGCACTGAAAACAAGAACTATGAATTCCACATCAAGGTAGCAACAGTAACGTTTCCTGATTCACTGAATTCCAACAGACCAGAATCTTCTGATAAAATATTGTCAAATTCAACTACACAACAGCATTCAAACTTTGCTAATAAACTTAATAGCAGATCTGTCTGTAATCAAGAAGACATTGCACAACCACCAAGACCTCCTCTGTTATCAAGGCCAACTCAACCTGCAGTTCGTGATGCAGCTGATCCAGATGTTCCAGTCCAGGCTCAAAACACCAGTCTTGCAGTGGAAAAATCATTAAATGATGCTCATAGCATGGCAAATACTGAAAATATTAGAACATACTTTTCTATTATTCCTGGAAGCCATGAAAAGATAGATGATCTGTGCACTAGAATACCTCTTCGTTTTAATTCCTCAGTACCTGAGAAACCAATACCATGTCAAGAACAAGAAGCTTCTGGGGCAAATGATGCCACTGATCACCTACAAACCAGAGTTTTGAAAAAATGGCAACAGTTTCAAAATGAGAGAAGCAACAATATTAAGAAAAATGTTTTGCAAATATACTCTCCAGAGGACACCAATAGGAATTTCCACAAAGGACAAAAACAAACTGATATCAAACCTGAAGCCACTTATTCAGAGAACACTCCTGTTGAATGTGGACAGAAGGAGAAGTCGGAAGCAAAAGGAGGAGGTAAGGCCATTTACAAAGAAATATCTCCAGAAAGTGAAAGGAGTGACTTAAATGTAAGAGAAACTGGCTACTGTAGAGGCACCATAGATAATGAAATAACTTCTGCTATAACAGTACTTTCAAATAGTAACAATTCTTCTTGCCAGGCTTTTTGTGAAGATCCGACTCCTACCTTGCAAAGATTTCAGCCTAGTGTAAGGAATGTTATTGGCACAGAGATTTCATATGAACAAAACAGAACTGAACAAGAGCCAATGGCAGAGGAACAAATAATAGACAAAAAGGTCACTGGTTTACAAATGTCTATGAAGCCCTTTGGAGTCCATATGGACTACTTTGAAGATGAAGTGTTTGATGTCTCACCTGAACTACAGCAGTCCACAAAGGCACCAAAATGCAACAATGTTATCTTTGATTATACCAATAGTGGCAATACCATCAGTGAAAAGCTTATTGAATCTGTGTATAAAACTGAGTGGGATTCATACCCAAGAACAAACCCAAATTATTCTAGTCAAAACTTAAGCCAGGCTCATTATGCAGTTAATGATGCTCTACATAAGGAAGGAAATATCAGTTACGTAGACATAAGCAAACCACAGAATGCATCTCTTTTACCCAGTCATCTCCAATCATTACATGAATCAGGAAATCATAGTCAGGTGCTAAAGCGTGCCTCTAATGTCACTACCACATCAATGCAGAGAATAAATCAAAACAAGAATGTCTTTAAAGATAGAAGCAAACCAATATCGCCTACTGCTCGCTGCAGTGAGAGGCCTACAATGCACAGGAAGAGctggaaaaataaaatcaatggTTCCAAACAAAGTACAGTTGAGGAGGTTGTTGGTCACACTAAACCATCATTTTATTCTACAAATTTGCAAAATGAACTGATTGCTGCAAAGAATAGGAATATTCAGATGTTTAATGTTACAGCTGACTCCTCTAATGTCCACAATAGCCTTGATTCTTACCAGGATTCTCCATTGATGATCAGTTCAGTTGACAACAACTCTAACACAATTACAAAAAACTGTAGGCAACCAAGTATGTGCGTTCAACAGGAAGACACTTCCCTTGGTGAATGCGGTAGCATGAATGAATACCAAGACATTTACCagtctaaaaattttaaaaatttaaacTTGCTTGATGATACAGCAGACATGATGGACATGAAAAAATACAGTCGGCGCTTTTCATCAGCCACTTCTTTTGACAGAACCTACAGCAGGTGTCCCTCCATATCCACATTTTCTCCGGATGGGAAGCAACCCAGAAACTTTAGCTCTTTTTCTGAAGTATCCTCTAATGATGTCAATGACAATTGGACTTTCTGTTACAACCGCAACAGATCATACAACACTagaaaaaataaatctattgattttgggatttttggaaaAGAACAACAGGCAGCTTTCTTGGAGAATATAAAAAGGTCTCTTacagaggggaggttatggaGACCATGTTTTCTTAAAAATCCTGGTTTCCTTAGAAATGAAATAAATGCCACCTCAAACAGATCTGGGTTCCTCAGTGCAAGTTCTCCTGGTAGCAGAATGTCTATAGAGGGGCTGTCTTTGGGAGAGCCACTCAACATCTACCAAGAGGAAGCGGTAATTTATTCAGAGTCTGACAATGATACCACCACAGATGATGAATATTACTTAGATGACTATGATAAAGAATCAGAACTGTGA